A DNA window from Streptococcus mutans contains the following coding sequences:
- the lacD gene encoding tagatose-bisphosphate aldolase, translating to MILSQQKYNYLAKVSDSNGVISALAFDQRGALKCLMAQYQMKEPTVAQMEELKVLVSEELTPYASSILLDPEYGLPAAQARDREAGLLLAYEKTGYDANTTSRLPDCLVDWSIKRLKEAGADAVKFLLYYDVDGDPQVNVQKQAYIERIGSECQAEDIPFFLEILTYDETISNNSSVEFAKVKVHKVNDAMKVFSAERFGIDVLKVEVPVNMVYVEGFAEGEVVYSKEEAAQAFREQEASTDLPYIYLSAGVSAELFQETLVFAHKAGAKFNGVLCGRATWAGSVQVYMEEGKEAARQWLRTSGLQNINELNKVLKTTASPWTEKVSVG from the coding sequence ATGATTTTATCACAGCAAAAATATAATTATTTAGCAAAAGTCAGTGATTCAAATGGCGTTATTTCAGCTCTAGCCTTTGATCAACGCGGTGCCTTGAAATGTTTGATGGCACAATATCAGATGAAGGAGCCGACAGTTGCTCAAATGGAAGAACTGAAAGTGCTGGTGTCAGAAGAATTAACACCCTATGCTTCATCTATTCTCCTTGATCCTGAATATGGCTTGCCAGCTGCACAAGCGCGTGATAGGGAAGCAGGACTCTTGTTAGCTTACGAAAAAACGGGTTATGATGCGAACACAACCAGTCGTTTGCCAGATTGTTTAGTGGACTGGTCTATTAAGCGGCTGAAAGAAGCGGGTGCTGACGCTGTTAAATTCTTGCTCTATTATGATGTTGATGGAGATCCACAAGTTAATGTGCAAAAACAAGCTTACATTGAGCGTATTGGCTCTGAATGTCAAGCTGAAGATATTCCGTTTTTCCTTGAAATTCTCACTTACGACGAAACAATCTCAAATAATTCAAGTGTTGAATTTGCTAAAGTAAAGGTGCATAAGGTCAATGATGCTATGAAAGTTTTTTCAGCTGAGCGTTTTGGTATAGATGTTCTTAAGGTTGAAGTGCCTGTTAATATGGTATATGTTGAAGGGTTTGCTGAAGGCGAAGTAGTGTATAGTAAAGAAGAAGCAGCACAAGCCTTTCGTGAACAGGAGGCCTCAACAGATTTACCTTACATTTACTTAAGCGCTGGTGTTAGTGCAGAGCTTTTTCAAGAAACGCTTGTTTTTGCGCATAAGGCAGGTGCTAAGTTTAATGGTGTCCTTTGTGGACGTGCCACATGGGCAGGGTCTGTTCAGGTTTATATGGAAGAAGGAAAGGAAGCAGCACGTCAATGGTTGCGTACGAGTGGCTTGCAAAATATCAATGAACTTAACAAGGTTTTAAAAACAACTGCATCACCTTGGACAGAAAAAGTGTCAGTTGGTTGA
- a CDS encoding MurR/RpiR family transcriptional regulator: protein MKNNKKLTETEEYTWQYITRDFNEIGKLNISELSQAINVSNATIIRTLKKKGYGGFSEFKHEIEQKKNNSLHVLTNKSLKKDTRRSIIKNYQEVMRTLNTLDVTAIEESILMIEKAQRIIIFARGFSELIASEMLVKFQLLNKYCELHTDPNIIRPVSARLTSKDLVLFISLNGETVALVDAARNCIKNRVKTILLSASESSSLAHLTSLQLIGFKTELSYFPDYEVHSRLPLSILSRILLDAYAASLN from the coding sequence ATGAAAAATAACAAGAAATTAACCGAAACAGAAGAATACACTTGGCAATACATCACCCGTGATTTCAATGAGATTGGGAAATTAAATATTTCTGAACTGAGTCAAGCTATTAATGTTTCAAATGCAACCATCATTAGAACGCTTAAGAAAAAAGGATATGGCGGTTTTTCAGAATTTAAACACGAAATAGAACAAAAGAAAAATAACAGCCTGCACGTGTTAACTAATAAATCTTTAAAAAAAGATACCAGACGTTCCATCATTAAAAATTATCAAGAAGTCATGCGGACACTTAATACGCTGGATGTTACCGCCATAGAAGAAAGTATTTTAATGATTGAAAAGGCACAGCGCATTATTATCTTTGCTAGGGGATTTTCAGAACTTATCGCTTCTGAAATGCTCGTCAAATTTCAGTTGCTCAATAAATACTGCGAATTACATACTGACCCTAATATTATTCGCCCAGTCAGTGCACGGTTAACATCAAAAGATCTTGTTCTTTTTATTTCCCTTAATGGCGAAACGGTTGCTTTGGTTGATGCTGCTAGAAATTGCATTAAAAATAGGGTTAAAACCATTTTATTGAGCGCTAGTGAAAGCAGTTCTCTAGCTCATTTAACCTCACTACAATTAATAGGTTTTAAAACAGAACTGTCTTACTTTCCAGACTATGAAGTTCACTCACGCTTACCACTTTCTATCCTTTCGCGCATTCTCCTAGATGCTTATGCCGCTAGTTTAAATTGA
- the fghA gene encoding S-formylglutathione hydrolase produces MKQLSKNKIFGGWHERYSHSSKTTNTEMTFAIYLPPQAADRRVPVLYFLSGLTCTDENFSTKAGAQQYAAKYGLALVIPDTSPRGKNVPDDKTYDLGQGAGFYLNATQNPWSQHYHMYDYIVEELPELIEANFPVTNQRSIFGHSMGGHGALQIGLKNPDCYAAISAFAPIVNPSNVPWGKKAFSAYLGKDEKTWAAYDSSKLVSQVKKARPILIDQGLADNFYPEQLQPEVFVQAAESNGIEVLLDLHEGYDHSYYFIASFVEKHITFHAYYLGLRKEP; encoded by the coding sequence ATGAAACAACTATCAAAAAATAAAATATTTGGTGGCTGGCATGAGCGCTACAGCCATTCGTCAAAGACAACGAATACTGAGATGACCTTTGCCATTTATCTGCCGCCTCAGGCAGCAGATAGGAGGGTCCCTGTTCTTTATTTCCTATCTGGTTTGACTTGCACAGATGAAAACTTTTCAACCAAAGCTGGTGCTCAGCAGTATGCTGCCAAATATGGCTTGGCCTTAGTCATACCAGATACGTCACCTAGGGGTAAGAATGTGCCTGATGATAAAACTTATGACTTAGGACAAGGAGCTGGTTTTTATCTCAACGCAACTCAGAATCCTTGGTCACAACATTACCACATGTATGACTATATTGTAGAAGAATTGCCAGAGCTGATTGAAGCGAATTTCCCTGTAACGAATCAACGGTCTATTTTTGGACATAGTATGGGTGGTCATGGCGCTTTACAAATCGGTTTAAAAAATCCAGATTGTTATGCTGCCATCTCTGCTTTTGCACCTATTGTCAATCCGAGCAATGTCCCTTGGGGGAAAAAAGCTTTCTCTGCTTATCTTGGCAAGGACGAGAAGACTTGGGCAGCCTATGACAGCAGCAAACTTGTATCACAGGTGAAAAAAGCACGACCAATTCTGATTGATCAAGGGTTAGCAGATAACTTTTATCCAGAACAACTACAGCCAGAAGTTTTTGTTCAGGCTGCTGAGTCAAACGGGATTGAGGTGCTTCTAGATCTGCATGAAGGCTATGATCACAGTTATTATTTTATTGCCAGTTTTGTCGAAAAACATATCACTTTTCATGCTTACTATTTGGGATTAAGGAAAGAACCATAG
- a CDS encoding Rgg/GadR/MutR family transcriptional regulator, whose protein sequence is MTKLDSFHLGELYRELRVARGLKMKDVVSDKLSQAQLSKFENGQTMLSADKLLTAISAIHMSFAEFEHAYYQYEDSAFFKQAKLISKYHSNKNIEGLEKLLIIHDDNSETYDVYDKLNKLVIRCAIHDLNPEYIISDDDKDFITTYLYSIEEWTEYELYIFGNTLQVLSDSDLIFLSKSFIERDSLYLSIPNNNFRTQLVVLNIIFVLLERKKDYCVHYFMKHLESILTYQDMFVKTTFIFLKKVLNYREGKGTHLIDLKKYIHDVEELGHEDVAEFLKDNIVNLL, encoded by the coding sequence TTGACTAAATTAGACTCGTTTCATTTAGGAGAGCTTTATAGAGAACTGCGAGTAGCTAGAGGTCTGAAAATGAAAGATGTAGTTAGTGATAAATTGTCGCAGGCACAATTATCTAAATTTGAAAACGGACAAACGATGTTGTCAGCGGATAAATTATTGACTGCAATATCGGCTATACACATGAGTTTTGCTGAATTTGAGCATGCGTACTATCAATATGAAGACAGTGCCTTTTTTAAACAAGCTAAGTTAATTTCCAAATACCATTCAAATAAAAATATTGAAGGTCTTGAAAAGCTTCTAATAATTCATGATGATAATTCCGAAACTTATGATGTCTATGATAAACTCAATAAACTTGTTATTCGTTGTGCTATTCATGATTTAAACCCAGAATACATTATCTCAGACGACGATAAAGATTTCATTACAACTTACCTTTATAGCATTGAAGAGTGGACAGAATATGAATTGTACATTTTTGGCAATACTTTACAAGTATTATCAGATAGTGACCTTATATTTCTTAGCAAGTCTTTTATAGAAAGAGATTCATTATACTTGTCCATTCCAAATAATAACTTTCGGACTCAATTAGTTGTTCTAAATATTATCTTTGTGCTATTAGAGAGGAAAAAAGATTATTGTGTTCACTATTTTATGAAACACCTAGAATCTATTCTGACTTATCAAGACATGTTTGTAAAAACCACATTTATATTTTTAAAAAAAGTTTTAAACTATCGAGAAGGAAAAGGTACTCATTTAATAGATTTAAAAAAATATATTCATGATGTTGAAGAGCTAGGGCATGAAGATGTTGCAGAATTTCTCAAAGATAATATTGTTAATCTACTATAA
- the pfkB gene encoding 1-phosphofructokinase: protein MGIYTCTMNLAIDLFIETEHLYESKVNRALSDDIQANGKGVNVSFIMKRLGLENTALGFSGGFTGKYVADNLEAEGIAAPFVEVEGLTRINVFTKVNATCQEFKLVNQGPLVNEAAQCRLLQQISKFKKGDYLVVSGSLPRGVPSQILYDIAKLCYEKGVNLIFDVSDCIIMDSLSFHPFLLKPNEEELATWFGKNQLEEEQLISYAKQLIVKGARHVLLSLGQDGAIFIDSHFNVYQANAPRGKVVNTACAGDTLLGTFLAGFIRQESLERVLAKSVAAGSSTAFRSGITDFSDVNELKEQIMVKKIKE from the coding sequence ATGGGAATTTATACTTGTACCATGAATTTAGCCATTGATTTATTTATTGAGACAGAACACCTGTATGAGTCTAAGGTTAATCGTGCTTTATCAGATGATATTCAGGCAAATGGGAAGGGCGTTAATGTGTCTTTTATTATGAAAAGACTTGGGCTTGAGAACACTGCTCTTGGTTTTTCGGGAGGTTTTACAGGAAAATATGTCGCAGACAATTTAGAAGCTGAAGGGATAGCTGCCCCTTTTGTTGAAGTAGAAGGACTGACACGAATTAATGTCTTTACTAAAGTAAATGCTACCTGTCAGGAATTTAAATTAGTCAATCAGGGACCTTTGGTCAATGAAGCTGCTCAATGCAGGCTATTACAGCAAATTTCTAAATTTAAAAAAGGAGATTATCTTGTTGTATCTGGCAGCCTACCCAGAGGTGTTCCATCGCAAATCCTATATGATATTGCTAAATTATGTTACGAAAAGGGTGTTAATCTTATTTTTGATGTGAGTGATTGTATCATTATGGATAGTTTGTCATTTCATCCTTTTTTGTTGAAACCAAATGAGGAGGAATTAGCTACTTGGTTTGGCAAAAATCAATTGGAAGAGGAACAATTGATTTCTTATGCTAAGCAATTAATTGTCAAGGGAGCACGTCATGTTCTTTTGTCCTTAGGACAAGATGGAGCTATTTTTATTGATTCTCACTTTAATGTCTATCAGGCTAATGCTCCTAGAGGAAAGGTGGTGAACACAGCCTGTGCAGGGGATACTTTATTGGGGACCTTTTTGGCAGGATTCATCAGACAGGAATCTTTAGAAAGGGTATTAGCAAAAAGTGTAGCTGCTGGTTCTTCAACGGCTTTTAGAAGTGGTATCACAGACTTTAGTGATGTCAATGAATTAAAAGAACAAATTATGGTTAAAAAAATAAAGGAGTAA
- a CDS encoding PTS sugar transporter subunit IIA: MIDENLIKINLICESQDEVFHYLATLVVDNGYANNTESVVQALKLRESEGTTGMMEGFAIPHAKDKSIVKPSIAILKLKTGVEWHSMDGQLINNVIALFIPEKEAGTTHLKVLSQIARLLVNKTFKEKIKEADTILELKELLTEKLDLTS; this comes from the coding sequence ATGATTGATGAAAATCTGATAAAAATAAATTTGATATGTGAGTCTCAGGATGAGGTCTTCCACTATTTAGCAACTTTAGTTGTAGATAATGGCTACGCTAACAATACAGAATCCGTTGTTCAAGCTTTAAAATTGCGGGAGTCTGAAGGTACTACAGGCATGATGGAAGGCTTTGCCATTCCTCATGCCAAAGACAAAAGTATAGTTAAACCTAGTATTGCCATTTTAAAACTTAAGACGGGTGTTGAATGGCATTCCATGGACGGTCAATTAATTAATAATGTTATAGCACTCTTCATCCCTGAAAAGGAAGCAGGGACAACACATTTAAAAGTATTATCCCAAATAGCTCGTTTACTAGTGAATAAGACTTTTAAAGAAAAGATTAAAGAGGCTGACACTATTTTAGAATTAAAAGAGCTTTTAACTGAAAAATTAGATTTAACATCCTAA
- a CDS encoding S-(hydroxymethyl)glutathione dehydrogenase/class III alcohol dehydrogenase codes for MNTIKTRAAVAWAPNEPLKIEELDLMMPQKGEVMVHITATGVCHTDAYTLSGKDSEGIFPCVLGHEGAGIVEAVGEGVTEFQVGDHVIPLYTAECGKCEFCLSGKTNLCSAVRETQGRGVMPDGTVRFFKDGQPIYHYMGTSTFAEHTVVSEYSLVKIQDNAPLEEVCLLGCGVTTGMGAVLNTAKVEEGATVAIFGLGGIGLAAIIGARMAKASRIIAIDINPDKFDKARKLGATDLVNPNNHAKPIQEVIIDITNGGVDYSFECIGNVEVMRAALECCHKGWGESTIIGVAPAGAEIHTRPFQLVTGRVWRGSAFGGVKGKTQLPGIVGQYMAGEFALSDFITHTMSLEQINDAFDLMHEGKSIRTVIHY; via the coding sequence ATGAATACTATCAAAACACGAGCAGCAGTTGCTTGGGCACCCAATGAACCCTTGAAAATTGAAGAGTTGGACCTGATGATGCCACAAAAGGGAGAGGTTATGGTGCATATTACAGCGACAGGAGTCTGTCATACCGATGCCTATACCCTATCAGGAAAAGATTCAGAAGGGATTTTCCCTTGCGTTTTGGGACATGAAGGTGCTGGTATCGTTGAAGCAGTGGGCGAAGGCGTAACAGAGTTTCAGGTCGGTGATCATGTGATCCCGCTTTATACAGCCGAATGCGGTAAATGTGAGTTCTGCCTTTCAGGAAAGACCAACCTATGCTCAGCCGTTCGTGAGACACAAGGCCGCGGTGTCATGCCTGACGGGACAGTTCGTTTCTTTAAGGATGGTCAACCTATTTATCATTATATGGGAACCTCAACATTTGCAGAACATACTGTTGTTTCAGAGTATTCTTTGGTTAAAATACAGGACAATGCGCCGCTTGAAGAAGTCTGTTTGCTGGGCTGCGGTGTAACAACTGGCATGGGGGCTGTTTTGAATACAGCTAAAGTCGAAGAGGGAGCAACTGTGGCCATTTTTGGTCTAGGCGGTATCGGACTAGCTGCTATTATTGGTGCTCGTATGGCTAAAGCCTCTCGAATCATTGCTATTGATATTAATCCCGATAAGTTTGACAAGGCTAGAAAATTGGGAGCTACCGATTTAGTCAATCCCAATAATCATGCTAAACCAATTCAGGAAGTCATTATTGACATAACCAACGGCGGTGTTGATTATTCCTTTGAATGTATCGGAAACGTAGAAGTCATGCGGGCTGCCTTGGAATGCTGCCACAAGGGTTGGGGAGAGAGTACTATCATCGGTGTAGCACCAGCTGGTGCTGAAATTCATACTCGTCCATTTCAATTGGTTACAGGTCGTGTCTGGCGTGGTTCAGCTTTCGGTGGTGTTAAAGGCAAAACACAGCTGCCGGGAATTGTTGGACAATATATGGCTGGCGAGTTTGCATTGAGTGATTTTATTACCCATACCATGTCTCTAGAGCAGATTAACGATGCCTTTGACTTGATGCATGAAGGCAAATCTATTCGCACAGTCATTCATTACTGA
- a CDS encoding MATE family efflux transporter, producing MTDLTKGSELKTILYFSIPILLGNLCEQLYNVTDTAIVGNLVGTKGLAAVGASTQVVTLTVALSTGVSIGASVLISQLYGAKHFQKMKSVLDTNLMFTSILAFVLTLFGIYYANPFLKQLNVPQPLLPEADSYLKIILLGLVPLFAYNTLANCLRGIGDSKTPTFILISSICLNASLDIIFIAVFHQGSAGAAMATVFAQLFSFLICLIYMKKKYPQLSPDLFHLKWQLKTLQKSLAIGLPAMMQQVFISFGFLVIQFLVNSFGTSAIAAYTAASKVDSFAEMPAVNLGQALMNFTAQNEGAGKGKRITKGGNHTLLFSIGLSVSISVIIYIFAPVLISIFNRDATVVQIGQQYLHIVSVFYPIFGAMQVLNGILLGYGKSLLPLIASITTFCILQVPLAVLLSHTSLGFNGIWMAAPFGWTAGFLMRLIYFRYLLKRKNQG from the coding sequence ATGACGGACTTAACCAAGGGAAGTGAATTAAAAACAATCTTATATTTTTCCATTCCTATTCTTTTAGGAAATTTATGTGAACAATTGTATAATGTGACGGATACTGCAATTGTTGGAAATCTTGTGGGTACAAAAGGACTGGCTGCTGTCGGAGCCAGTACCCAAGTCGTTACGCTGACAGTTGCTCTCTCAACAGGAGTTTCCATTGGAGCCAGCGTGTTAATATCTCAACTTTATGGAGCAAAGCATTTCCAAAAAATGAAAAGCGTTCTGGATACCAACTTGATGTTCACAAGTATACTGGCCTTTGTGTTAACCCTTTTCGGTATCTATTATGCAAACCCTTTTTTAAAGCAGTTAAATGTTCCACAACCTTTATTACCTGAGGCCGACAGCTATTTAAAAATTATTTTGTTAGGCTTAGTTCCACTTTTTGCTTACAATACTTTAGCAAATTGTTTAAGAGGAATAGGGGATTCTAAAACACCAACTTTTATTTTAATCAGTTCGATCTGTCTGAATGCCTCTTTGGACATTATTTTCATCGCCGTTTTTCACCAAGGCAGTGCTGGAGCTGCTATGGCCACAGTGTTCGCTCAACTTTTTTCTTTTCTTATCTGTTTAATTTATATGAAAAAGAAATATCCCCAATTATCGCCTGACTTGTTCCATTTAAAATGGCAGCTTAAAACATTACAAAAATCTTTAGCCATTGGTCTTCCCGCCATGATGCAACAGGTTTTCATTAGTTTTGGCTTTCTTGTCATTCAATTTCTTGTCAACAGCTTTGGAACAAGTGCTATTGCTGCTTACACAGCTGCTTCTAAGGTTGACTCTTTTGCAGAAATGCCCGCTGTTAATCTTGGACAAGCCTTAATGAATTTCACAGCTCAAAATGAAGGTGCTGGAAAAGGAAAGCGGATTACAAAAGGAGGCAATCATACCTTGCTTTTTTCAATAGGCTTATCGGTTAGCATATCTGTTATCATTTATATTTTTGCTCCAGTCCTCATTTCTATTTTTAACCGTGATGCAACCGTTGTGCAGATCGGTCAGCAATACCTACATATCGTATCAGTCTTTTATCCCATTTTCGGAGCTATGCAAGTTCTTAATGGCATTCTGTTAGGTTACGGAAAGTCACTTCTTCCTTTAATTGCTTCTATAACAACTTTCTGTATTCTTCAAGTGCCTTTAGCTGTTTTACTCTCGCACACTTCGTTAGGCTTCAATGGTATTTGGATGGCTGCTCCTTTTGGCTGGACAGCAGGATTTCTGATGCGCTTAATCTATTTCAGATATCTTTTAAAAAGAAAAAATCAAGGTTAA
- a CDS encoding PTS fructose transporter subunit IIC: MSEFKLIAATGCPTGIAHTFMAQEALEQAAKEKGVSIKVETHGQVGVENELTPAEIAGAKAVIIAADKDVQAERFAGKRVIEVSVADGIKKADQLIADALAGKGQIKGGTKIESAELSSDTEGESFGRQVYRHLMNGVSHMLPFVVAGGVLVAISFLFGIYSFDPKSEQYNWFAALLKTDIGGVAMGVMTPILAAYIAESIAKRPGFAAGFVGGMMAVNGGSGFLGGIIAGFAAGYIVLGLMKLFEKLPKSLDGLKAIFLYPVFGVFLTGMVMAVVNSPMAWVNKSLMAWLGAFENANPLVLGVIVGCMCAFDMGGPVNKAAYVTGTALLAQGNTTFMAGVSAACIAPPLITFVATTAFRKYYDENDRNAGLANLILGSTHITEGAIPFAAKDPLRMLPTFMLGSSIAAILTYMWKVKVPAPHGGFLVLPVVTHAFLWVLAIAIGAIVAGIIMGFIQKSKYEKARG, encoded by the coding sequence ATGTCAGAATTTAAACTTATTGCAGCAACTGGCTGTCCTACTGGTATTGCCCATACGTTTATGGCACAAGAAGCTCTAGAACAGGCTGCCAAGGAAAAAGGTGTTTCTATTAAGGTTGAAACCCATGGACAAGTAGGAGTAGAGAATGAATTGACTCCTGCAGAAATAGCAGGCGCCAAAGCTGTTATTATTGCAGCCGACAAGGATGTTCAAGCAGAACGTTTTGCTGGAAAAAGAGTTATTGAAGTTTCTGTTGCTGATGGGATTAAAAAAGCAGACCAATTAATAGCAGATGCTTTAGCTGGCAAAGGACAAATTAAGGGCGGCACTAAAATAGAAAGTGCAGAGCTTTCTTCAGATACTGAGGGAGAAAGTTTTGGACGGCAAGTTTATAGACATTTAATGAATGGTGTTTCCCATATGTTACCGTTTGTTGTTGCTGGTGGTGTTTTGGTAGCCATTTCTTTCTTATTTGGTATCTATTCTTTTGATCCTAAAAGCGAACAATATAATTGGTTTGCAGCACTGCTGAAAACAGATATTGGTGGTGTTGCGATGGGCGTTATGACTCCTATTCTAGCGGCTTATATTGCAGAGTCTATTGCAAAACGCCCCGGCTTTGCTGCTGGTTTTGTTGGCGGCATGATGGCGGTGAATGGCGGCTCAGGCTTCTTAGGTGGTATTATCGCTGGTTTTGCTGCAGGTTACATTGTATTAGGTCTCATGAAACTGTTTGAAAAATTACCAAAATCATTGGATGGCTTAAAGGCAATCTTTTTGTATCCTGTATTTGGTGTCTTTTTGACAGGAATGGTTATGGCTGTTGTTAATTCACCTATGGCTTGGGTTAATAAGAGTTTAATGGCATGGCTAGGTGCTTTTGAAAATGCTAATCCATTGGTTCTTGGTGTTATTGTTGGCTGCATGTGTGCATTTGACATGGGTGGTCCTGTTAATAAAGCGGCTTATGTTACGGGTACGGCCCTACTTGCACAAGGAAATACAACCTTTATGGCTGGTGTATCAGCAGCATGCATTGCACCTCCACTCATTACTTTTGTTGCGACCACTGCTTTTAGAAAATATTATGATGAAAATGATCGTAATGCTGGTTTGGCAAATCTTATTTTAGGTTCCACTCATATTACCGAAGGGGCGATTCCTTTCGCGGCTAAAGATCCGCTTCGCATGTTACCAACCTTCATGCTGGGCTCATCTATTGCTGCTATCTTAACCTATATGTGGAAAGTTAAGGTCCCAGCGCCTCATGGTGGCTTTCTAGTTCTACCAGTTGTTACCCATGCCTTCCTTTGGGTTCTTGCTATTGCAATCGGTGCCATAGTAGCTGGTATTATTATGGGATTCATTCAAAAATCAAAATATGAAAAAGCAAGAGGTTAA
- the rpmB gene encoding 50S ribosomal protein L28: MAKVCYFTGRKTVSANNRSHAMNKTKRVAKPNLQKVTVLIDGKPKKVWASARALKSGKVERV; the protein is encoded by the coding sequence ATGGCTAAAGTATGTTATTTTACAGGACGTAAAACTGTATCAGCAAATAACCGTTCACATGCGATGAACAAAACAAAACGTGTTGCAAAACCAAATCTTCAAAAGGTAACTGTTCTTATTGACGGTAAACCTAAAAAAGTTTGGGCTTCAGCTCGTGCTCTTAAGTCTGGTAAAGTTGAGCGTGTATAA
- a CDS encoding class I SAM-dependent methyltransferase yields MTILDLCCGTGRHVKKLNDEDYMVDGVDINPEAVNTAQKSIINNK; encoded by the coding sequence ATGACTATTTTAGATTTATGTTGTGGTACTGGTCGACATGTAAAAAAATTAAATGATGAAGATTACATGGTGGATGGTGTTGATATAAATCCCGAAGCAGTAAATACTGCTCAAAAATCAATAATAAACAATAAATGA